Part of the Microcoleus sp. FACHB-831 genome is shown below.
TATCTAATGTTTGAGTGAGGGCTTCGCGCAAGGCTTCACTCGATGCAGCATACTCCCTTTGAGGGCAGAAAAACAGCGTTGGCTCTAAGCCAGCCATCGCATCTTGCTTTGTAAAGTAAATCTCGTGGCTGATCAAGTCAATGTTGGAAATTGTGTAGCTGCCACTGCCTTCAATGTAAAACTCGACGGTTTCTCCTTCCAGGTAGCGCTTAAACCAAACCGAGCTTTTCACTTCCTGGCTGTCTTCTAAAAAGTCTGCTCGTAAACCTGACTTGAGCAAGCTATTTTTACTCAGTCTGATATCGTGAGCGCGTTTCTCCAATTCTTCAATTGGCTCATACTCTTGGAGATACCAAGCTCTCAGAGCAATGATTGCCATGACATCCTTCTATATCAACGTTATCCCCAAGACCTGCTTGCAGCAGACGCCTGACTGGGATATTAATCTTAGCAGTATGCTGTGATGTCTTCACCACATTCATCTGCCAGATAGCAGAGTGCCCGGAATCGCAGACCAACTACTTCTTCGTAGAGCGGATTCAGCTTGCACATTGGGGGGATGTGAAACAGGGTGCGACCAAATAATTTAACGTCGCGCTCAAAGGGGCACTGGGAGGGAATCATTTTGCACAGCTGGTGAGCTAGGTCGCGATCGCGAACTTGTAGCCCATCCATCCACTGGCGTAACGGTTGCAACAAATCAAACTTTTTCTTCACAGCAGTTGGGCTGAACTTGGTTGATGCGTTGTTGGGTGTCTCTTCTTGGGGCATCCATACCCAACTTGCCAAGTTTATATTCCGTGTTGTATATTGAGATACATTCATAAGTCCTCTTCTGTGCTTTCCAAATTCCAACCAGACTGACTACACTGTTCCTACAAGTCTCTTTCTGTTTTTACCGGAACTATCTGTGGGATTTTACCAGGATGATGAGGGGCAAACACCCAATATTGGTTCCGGAATCAAGCTGCGTTTATCTGTCCTACTTTAATAACTTTATTGGGCTAGTGCGGTGCTGGGTTGCACCTGATGTAAAAGCTACATCGCTCCCATGCAGTTAATCCTTACTCTTATATCCTGCCCAAGATACAAAGCTTCATGCGTGAGCAGTATCACTGAACTTTTGTGAGCCTTTGTAGTAATTTGCGTGATTCCACGCAGATGCAAAAAGGCGATAGGCAAGGGAAACCCCCTCGCCTATCGCCTTTCGTCCATTGTCTGTCCTTCAGTTTGGAAGTCAACAGGGCTAGCGATGCCAGCCCTACTTTCTCACTTAAGAAGCCACCTTGGCAGATGGGCGGCGGCGCCGTCCGCCTACAGCCGATGATTTAACCGCTGCTGATTCCTCTGAAGGAGTTTGCAGCAAGAAAACTAATAGCGGACGACCTTGTAGTTCGCGACGGATTAGGCGCTGCAAATCGCGTTCAAGTTGCACCTGCAAGCCAGCCCAGTCAATATCTATCTCCGAGGTTTCAAAGGTACGGGCAAACTCCGACCAGCGTTCTGTAAGCAGATTTTCAATCGTCTTTTGAACTAATGACTGGAGGAGACTGCGTTCTACCGTTGTTACAACCCCGCGCAGATGTACTTCTGGATTCGCCATCAGCTTACCATCGCTGGTCACTGCTGCCGCCACCGTCACCACACCATCTTCAGCTAACTGCTGCCGTTCCTTCAACACATTGTCATGCAGCACACCAGCATTATCGACCAGAGCGATCCCCGAAGGAACTTTCCCACTGACACGAATCGCCTCCTCAGAGACTTCCACGACATCCCCATTATCAATAATCACCATATTTTCAGCAGGGATGCCCATGCTCTGGGCAGTCTTGGAGTGCTGGACTAGCATCCGATGTTCGCCGTGAACTGGCAAGAAGAACTTCGGGCGAGTTAAAGCAATCATCAGCTTTTGGTCTTCTTGGCAGGCGTGACCGGAAACGTGGATTGCCTTTTCACGTCCGTAAACCACATTTGCTCCCAGCATCATCAGCTTATCGATGGTATTAACTACAGCGATAGTATTGCCGGGAATCGGGTTAGCCGAGAACACTACAGTATCGCCCTTGCGGATTTGTATTTGCCTGTGTTCGCCGTTGGCAATGTGAGTTAGCGCCGCCATAGGTTCACCCTGAGAACCTGTGGTTAGAATCAAAACCTGTTCGTCAGGTAACTGGCGAATCGCCTGCATAGGCAAGAACAAATCGTCTCGGCACTTGATATAACCCAAGTTGCGTGCGTGAGCAATCACGTTCAACATCGAGCGACCCACCACACTCACTTTCCGATTATGCTTTTGCGCCAGTTCCAGAACCATATTGACCCTGTGAACTGAGGAGGCGAAAGTTGTCAGCAGCACGCGCCCCTGTGCCTGGGAAATGATGCGATCGAGATTTGGATATACCGAACGCTCTGAGGGAGTAAATCCAGGTACTTCCGAGTTTGTGGAGTCGCTAATCAGGCATAGAACGCCCTTTTCGCCATGCTCGGCCAACCTTTGCAAATCAAAAACTTCACCATCTACTGGGGTGTGGTCGATCTTAAAGTCACCCGTATGGATAACGACACCGATTGGGGTATGGATAGCTACGGTGAAGCTATCGGAGATAGAGTGGGTGTTGCGAATAAATTCTGCAAAAAACGTGGAGCCAATGCGGACGATATCGCGGGGTCGCACAGTTCTCAGCTCTGTGCGGTTTCTAACGCCAGCTTCTTCTAGTTTGCCTTCCAGTAAAGCCATAGCCAAACGGGGGCCATAAATGACTGGGATATCAAACTGTTTGAGGTGATAAGCAATTCCGCCAATGTGGTCTTCGTGACCGTGGGTGACGATCATGCCCTTGATTTTGTGGCTATTTTCTCGCAGATACGTTACGTCCGGCAGAACTATATTGACGCCGTGCATTCCGTCTGAGGGGAATGCTAAACCTGCATCTAATAGCACGATTTCATCATTCATCTCGAATACGCAAGTATTCTTGCCGATTTCGTGCAGTCCGCCGAGGGGAATAATTTTTAATGAGGGTGCAGTTCCGTTTTTAGTCATTTGAGTCCTTTTATCTGTTGAAAGTGTGTTGTTTGTAATCAAAACAAGGTTGTCCAGTCATTAGACACCACGTTAAACTTTTTATTTGCTGTCCTCGATCAACCGACAGTTATCCTGGCGTTGCTTATTTTTGAGAAATGCGCCGAGCTTTCAATTTGGTGCGATCGCTTCTTGGACAGCAACAAGGCGTCAACAAGCTTTTTGGATAGGTAGGTGCTTAACGAGTTTTGTACAGACGCGGATTTATCGAGTGTAGAGACGCAGATTAGCTCGCGTATTGAATTAATACAAGTTGCAATCAATTGGGTTAAAGGTTTTAACTCATAACTCTTAAAGGTTATAGATAAGCGGATTGTTTAATGTCTAACTCCCTTACCCCTAACTATCTTCTCGCTTCTTGTGTATGCAAAAACTTATTCCTCAAATCAAAGAAAGATCTTTGAGTACGCTCTCTAAGGTTTTTATTAAGTCCTCTGGGATGTCGCACATTGGTGGACGACACCCGCCAACATCCCAGCCTTGCAGTTTTAGAGCTGCTTTGACCGGAATCGGGTTGGTGGTACAAAACAAAGCTTTAAATAGTGGGAAGAGTTTTTGGTGAATCTGGGCTGCTACCCCGGTTTGACCAGTTTCAAACGCTTGGATCATCTGTTGCATCTGAGTGCCTACAAGATGACTAGCCACGCTAACGACTCCTGCACCCCCAATAGCCAATAATGGTAGAGTCAGGGAATCATCTCCAGAGTAGATTTTAAATTCTGGCGGCGTCAGGCATCGTATTTGACTTGCCTGATCGAGGTTGCCTGTGGCTTCTTTAATCGCTACAACGTTCGGTATTTCCGCAAGGCGGGCCACCGTTTCTGG
Proteins encoded:
- a CDS encoding Mo-dependent nitrogenase C-terminal domain-containing protein, producing the protein MNVSQYTTRNINLASWVWMPQEETPNNASTKFSPTAVKKKFDLLQPLRQWMDGLQVRDRDLAHQLCKMIPSQCPFERDVKLFGRTLFHIPPMCKLNPLYEEVVGLRFRALCYLADECGEDITAYC
- a CDS encoding ribonuclease J; the protein is MTKNGTAPSLKIIPLGGLHEIGKNTCVFEMNDEIVLLDAGLAFPSDGMHGVNIVLPDVTYLRENSHKIKGMIVTHGHEDHIGGIAYHLKQFDIPVIYGPRLAMALLEGKLEEAGVRNRTELRTVRPRDIVRIGSTFFAEFIRNTHSISDSFTVAIHTPIGVVIHTGDFKIDHTPVDGEVFDLQRLAEHGEKGVLCLISDSTNSEVPGFTPSERSVYPNLDRIISQAQGRVLLTTFASSVHRVNMVLELAQKHNRKVSVVGRSMLNVIAHARNLGYIKCRDDLFLPMQAIRQLPDEQVLILTTGSQGEPMAALTHIANGEHRQIQIRKGDTVVFSANPIPGNTIAVVNTIDKLMMLGANVVYGREKAIHVSGHACQEDQKLMIALTRPKFFLPVHGEHRMLVQHSKTAQSMGIPAENMVIIDNGDVVEVSEEAIRVSGKVPSGIALVDNAGVLHDNVLKERQQLAEDGVVTVAAAVTSDGKLMANPEVHLRGVVTTVERSLLQSLVQKTIENLLTERWSEFARTFETSEIDIDWAGLQVQLERDLQRLIRRELQGRPLLVFLLQTPSEESAAVKSSAVGGRRRRPSAKVAS